The region CCTCCCCATCGTAGCCGGCGATACCGCTCTCAAAAGCCTGGTAGAAAACCCCGCCTTCGAACTTCCACGTTCCGTTGCGTATCATCTCGTGCACGGTCTTACTCAGGTCAATCTCAGCCATCGGTCGAGCTTAACGGGGTTCTCCCTTATATCCTTTAGGGTCGAGACGTAGAGCCTCTTCCCATCAATGGAGCGTTTGATCTGGAGTTCTCCCTTTTCTTCGAGGAAGCGGAGGGCGTCCTTTACATCCTCCGCGCGGACATCAAAGTTCTTTTTGAGGAACTCCCAGTACGGCTCGTGGCTGGAATATCTGGCGGCCTCCCTCACGAGCTTCCATGCCCGCCCAACCTTTTCACCGCCCCTGGCAACCCGGTAGAGCTTGGCGAGGGTCTTCAAACTCATATTAAGAGATTGATGCCCAAGATATAAATCACTTTTGGAGAACAGGCAAAAGATTTAAACCATTCAGTAGTATTATTATCAGGCGGTAGTGATGAGACTGAAGATTGCCCTGGTTGCCCTGCTGATGCTTGCCCTGCTCCTTCCGAGCGTCCATGCCCAGAACAACGTGGTCTATGTGGCCAAGGTTGACGGCATGATTACCGGCTACACCGTTGACCAGTTCGACAGGTACATCAGCGAAGCGGAGAAGAACAACGCAGAGGCAATAATAATTGAGCTCAACACCCCCGGTGGCCGCGCCGATGCGATGCAGGCCATCGTCACGAGAATCCAGAACGCCAAGGTCCCGGTTATAATCTACGTCTACCCATCTGGCGGAATGGCCGCCTCGGCCGGGACGTACATAGCCCTCAGCTCGCACCTGATAGCGATGAGCCCCGGCACGGTGATAGGGGCATGCAGACCGATACTCGGCTACGGCCAGAACGGGAGCATAGTGGAGGCACCGCCAAAGATAACGAACTTCTACATAGCTTACCTCCGAGAGCTTGCGAAAATGAGCGGCAGGAACGAAACCCTGGCAGAGGAGTTCATAACACAGGACAGAAGCGTGACCCCAGAGGAGGCCCTGAAATACGGCGTTATCGAGGTCATCGCGACGAACGTTGACGAGCTCCTCCAGAAGGCCGACGGAATGGAGACCAAAATTCCCGTGGCGGGGAAGGGGAGAGTAACCCTGCACCTAAAGGATGCGGAGGTCGTGTACATCGAGCCTTCCTTCAGGGACACCGTCGTTAAGTACATAACCGACCCAACGATAGCGTACATCCTCCTCAACATCGGCTTTATCGGGCTCATATTCGGCTTTCTCACGCCCGGCTGGCACGTCCCTGAGACAATAGGAGCCATAATGCTAGTTCTCGGCCTAATAGGCCTCGGATACTTTGGATACAGCAGCGCGGCATTAATACTCATCGTCCTGGCCATGATATTCTTCATCGCCGAGGCGCTGACGCCGACATTTGGTCTGTTCACCGTGGCGGGCGTCATAACGTTCATACTGGGTGGAATCATGCTCTTCAGCGGAAACGGGGGTGAATACCTGGTGACCGGCGAAACGTACTCGATACTCAGAATAGCCATCATCGTCACCGCGGTACTCCTTGGACTGTTCTTCCTCTTCGGCGCGGCGACCGTGGTCAAGGCACACAGGAAGAAACCTGAAGCGGGCAGGGAAGAGCTTGTGGGTCAGGTCGGCAAGGTCGTTGAGGAGCTTGATCCCGAGGGGGTCGTCAAGCTCCACGGAGAGCTGTGGAAAGCGGAAAGCAGAGATGGTAGCAGAATCCCGGTCGGGGATAGGATCAGGGTTGTTGAAGTCAGAGGGCTCACCCTTATAGTTGAAAGAGTTGAAGAAAGGAAGGAGGGAGTGTGAATGGCCATAGCGGCTAGCACCATAGTACTGGCCATTGTTTTGTTGTTTGTGTTGATTATACTGGCAAGCGCCATAAAGATAGTCAAGGAATACGAGAGGGCAGTGATATTCCGCCTTGGAAGGATAGTCGGGGCCAGGGGACCAGGACTGTTCTTCATAATCCCGATATTCGAAAAGGCAGTGATAGTTGACCTGCGTACAAGGGTTCTCGACGTTCCGGTTCAGGAGACCATAACCAAGGACAACGTTCCCGTCAGGGTAAATGCGGTCGTCTACTTCCGCGTCATAGACCCGGTCAAGGCCGTCACACAGGTCAGCAACTACATAATGGCGACAAGCCAGATAGCCCAGACGACGCTGAGGAGCGTTATCGGTCAGGCGCACCTCGACGAACTGCTGAGCGAGAGGGAGAAGCTCAACCTCCAGCTCCAGAAGATAATCGACGAGGCCACAGATCCGTGGGGAATAAAAGTCACCACCGTCGAGATAAAGGACGTTGAGCTTCCGAGCGGAATGCAGAGGGCGATGGCAAGGCAGGCAGAGGCAGAGCGTGAGAGGCGTGCAAGGATACTCCTGGCAGAGGCCGAGCGCCAGGCCGCCGAGAAGCTCCGCGACGCGGCAGAGATAGTGTCCCAGCATCCAATGGCACTCCAGCTCAGGACGCTCCAGACCATAAGCGACGTCGCCAGCGACAAGAGCAACGTCATCGTCCTCACGCTGCCAATGGAGATGCTGAAGCTTTTCAGGAGTCTTGCCGACACCGCGGAGGTCGCCAGAGTAAAACTTGAGAAAGAAATCCAGGATGAAGCCGAAAGGGAAGCCAAGGATGAAGCCAAGCAAGAGTAAAGCGTGAATGGCGTTTCTTCCATTTTTTCTTTTCTCTCTCTGGATGAACCGCAAAAAATAAAAGCATTGCCTGCATACTTCATACACACAAAAGCAGTACTCCGGATAAAATTAAAAAAGTTCAGAAACGCTTTATAGGAAAGGGCGGTCACCGCTCATACCGGGGGTGTTAACTTTGGAAGGTCGCTCAATTGTTTTTGCATCGGGAAAAGGTGGAACGGGTAAAACAACGACTGTTGCCAATCTGGGTGTTGCCCTGGCCCAGTTTGGAAAGGAGGTCATCCTGCTGGATGCCGATATAACCATGGCAAATCTCAGCCTTGTTCTCGGTATGGAGGATATACCAATAACGCTCCACGATGTTCTGGCAGGGGAGGCCGATCTCAAGGATGCAATCTACGAGGGTCCCGCCGGGGTCAAGGTAATTCCCGGTGGATTGAGCCTTGAGAAGATCAAAAAGGCCAAGCCAGAGAGACTCAGGCAGTTGATCAGGGAAATCGGACAGATGGCTGACTTTGTTCTCATCGATGCCCCGGCCGGCCTTGAGATGACATCAGTTACGGCGCTCCTCATTGGCAAGGAGCTGATAATCGTCACCAACCCGGAGATCTCGGCCATTACGGACTCTCTCAAGACCAAGCTCATAGCGGAAAAGCTCGGAACCCTCCCGCTTGGAGCCATACTCAACAGGGTCACAAATGAGAAGACCGAGCTGACCCAGGAGGAGATAGAGGCCATCCTGGAAGTGCCGGTTCTCGCCATGATACCCGAAGACCCGGAGGTCAAGCGCGCCTCCGCCTATGGTGTGCCGCTCGTCATCAAGAACCCGACCAGCCCGGCGGCCATAGCGATCAAGCAGCTCGCAGCCAAGCTCGCAGGAATTAGGTGGCAGGCACCCGAGCCAGAGAGCCCGATAAAGAGGGTGTTCAAAGCGCTGTTTGGAGGGAAGAGGTAATGGCCGAGGCACTGCTCTACGGGATAGTGGTCATCCTCATCGTGCTCAACATCGTCCTCCTCATGCTCTACTACTCGGCCAAGAGCAACCCGTACTACGTTGTTTACGACGAAGAAACCAAGAGCGCCCTCAAGAGGCGTGTCACCAGCCTCAAGGAGGACCTTGAGAGCGAGCTCGTTGACTTCGACGTAGAAGAGTGGGAGAAAACCCTTGAGGAGTCCATAGACGAGGAAGTCAGGAACCTCTGAGCTTTTCTAATCCTTTTGTTATTAAACATTTCTGTAGCGTTAAACTTTAAAAGGCCTTCTACATTAACCCTAATCTGGAGGTGGGGCGCTATGAAGGTTAGGCTCGGCTATCCGGACAGGATAGTCGAGGTGGATAACAAGGTTGTTCGGGTTTTTAAAGGGAGACTCGTAAGCGCCCCCCTCAGTGAGGTTATCAGGTACTACATCAGAGGAGAGGGACTACTCCCCCCGGCTGTGAGGGAGGTGGTGCCAGACATCGTGAGGGCTCTTCTGAGCACCGGCGAACTCCATGCAGACGTGCTGACCGTTGCTGAGTATGGACACGGCATCAGCAGCTGATTCTTTTTACATTTCTCTGCCAAGCTCTATGGACAGTTTCGCTCACTTTAACAGCCAACCAGTCGAAAACATTTAAGTACTCTTCTGTTCAATAGTGTGAACTCGTGTGTAAAAGGAGGGATAGAAATGAAGGCCAAGGTTAGGATACTCGACATGTACAGCGGGAGGTATTCTGTCTTCATAAATGAGAAGGAAGCCAAAAAGGCCAAGCTGCATCCGGACGACCTAGTGAAGATCGAGGCAGGCAAAAAGACGGTCTATGGCAGTGTTGTTGTGAGCAACCTCGTAAAGGAGGGCGAGATAGGTATAAGCAAGGACATACTCGGGCTCCACAGCTTCTCGGAGGGGGAGGTCGTCACTGTAATACCCAGCGGCACTCCGGAGAGCGTCCGCTACATCAAAAAGAAGATGCGCGGAGAAAAGCTCAGGAAGGTTGAGATAGAGGCAATAATAAAGGACATCGTGGACAGGAAGCTCCGCGACATCGAGATAAGCTCCTTCGTCACCTCGCTTGAGATAAACGGCCTTGACATGGACGAGATAGCGGCGCTGACGATAGCGATGGCCGAGACCGGCGACATGCTCGACATCGACAGGAAGCCCATAATGGACGTCCACAGCATCGGCGGCGTTCCCGGAAACAAGACCAACATACTCGTCGTGCCCATCGTTGCCGCCGCCGGATTGACGATACCGAAGACCAGCTCAAGGGCTATAACCAGCGCCGCCGGAACGGCGGACGTCGTCGAGGTTTTCGCGGATGTTAGCTTCTCCCTCGACGAGATAAAGCGTATAGTGGAGAAGATAGGCGCCTGTATGGTCTGGGGCGGCGCCCTGAACCTCGCTCCGGCGGACGACATAACAATCAAGGCCGAGCGCGCACTGAGTATCGACCCAACCGGTCTGATGCTGGCCAGTATAATGTCCAAGAAATACGCCATGGGGAGCCAGTACGTGCTCATCGATATCCCGACCGGCAAGGGAGTCAAGGTCGAGACCGTCGACCAGGCAAGGGCACTCTCCAGGGACTTCATAGAGCTCGGCAGAAGGCTCGGCCAGTACGTGGAGGTGGCCATAACCTACGGCGGCCAGCCGATAGGCCACACCGTGGGACCGGCACTGGAGGCGAGGGAAGCCCTCTCAGCTCTCATGACCGGCAAAGGGCCCGGAAGCCTGATAGAGAAGGCCACGGGGCTTGCCGGCATCCTCCTTGAGATGGGCGGAGTTGCACCGACCGGAATGGGCAAGAAGATGGCCAGGGAGATTCTCGAAAGCGGCAAGGCCTACCAGAAGATGAGGGAGATTATAGAGGAGCAGGGCGGGAACCCGGACATCAAGCCCGAGGAGATACCCGTCGGGGACAAGACATACACCTTCACCGCACCAACCAGCGGCTACATAACCGGAATAGACAACAGGGCCATCACGGGAATAGCAAGGGCCGCAGGTGCTCCCGAGGAC is a window of Thermococcus sp. DNA encoding:
- a CDS encoding nodulation protein NfeD translates to MRLKIALVALLMLALLLPSVHAQNNVVYVAKVDGMITGYTVDQFDRYISEAEKNNAEAIIIELNTPGGRADAMQAIVTRIQNAKVPVIIYVYPSGGMAASAGTYIALSSHLIAMSPGTVIGACRPILGYGQNGSIVEAPPKITNFYIAYLRELAKMSGRNETLAEEFITQDRSVTPEEALKYGVIEVIATNVDELLQKADGMETKIPVAGKGRVTLHLKDAEVVYIEPSFRDTVVKYITDPTIAYILLNIGFIGLIFGFLTPGWHVPETIGAIMLVLGLIGLGYFGYSSAALILIVLAMIFFIAEALTPTFGLFTVAGVITFILGGIMLFSGNGGEYLVTGETYSILRIAIIVTAVLLGLFFLFGAATVVKAHRKKPEAGREELVGQVGKVVEELDPEGVVKLHGELWKAESRDGSRIPVGDRIRVVEVRGLTLIVERVEERKEGV
- a CDS encoding slipin family protein; translated protein: MAIAASTIVLAIVLLFVLIILASAIKIVKEYERAVIFRLGRIVGARGPGLFFIIPIFEKAVIVDLRTRVLDVPVQETITKDNVPVRVNAVVYFRVIDPVKAVTQVSNYIMATSQIAQTTLRSVIGQAHLDELLSEREKLNLQLQKIIDEATDPWGIKVTTVEIKDVELPSGMQRAMARQAEAERERRARILLAEAERQAAEKLRDAAEIVSQHPMALQLRTLQTISDVASDKSNVIVLTLPMEMLKLFRSLADTAEVARVKLEKEIQDEAEREAKDEAKQE
- the minD gene encoding cell division ATPase MinD — its product is MEGRSIVFASGKGGTGKTTTVANLGVALAQFGKEVILLDADITMANLSLVLGMEDIPITLHDVLAGEADLKDAIYEGPAGVKVIPGGLSLEKIKKAKPERLRQLIREIGQMADFVLIDAPAGLEMTSVTALLIGKELIIVTNPEISAITDSLKTKLIAEKLGTLPLGAILNRVTNEKTELTQEEIEAILEVPVLAMIPEDPEVKRASAYGVPLVIKNPTSPAAIAIKQLAAKLAGIRWQAPEPESPIKRVFKALFGGKR
- a CDS encoding AMP phosphorylase, translating into MKAKVRILDMYSGRYSVFINEKEAKKAKLHPDDLVKIEAGKKTVYGSVVVSNLVKEGEIGISKDILGLHSFSEGEVVTVIPSGTPESVRYIKKKMRGEKLRKVEIEAIIKDIVDRKLRDIEISSFVTSLEINGLDMDEIAALTIAMAETGDMLDIDRKPIMDVHSIGGVPGNKTNILVVPIVAAAGLTIPKTSSRAITSAAGTADVVEVFADVSFSLDEIKRIVEKIGACMVWGGALNLAPADDITIKAERALSIDPTGLMLASIMSKKYAMGSQYVLIDIPTGKGVKVETVDQARALSRDFIELGRRLGQYVEVAITYGGQPIGHTVGPALEAREALSALMTGKGPGSLIEKATGLAGILLEMGGVAPTGMGKKMAREILESGKAYQKMREIIEEQGGNPDIKPEEIPVGDKTYTFTAPTSGYITGIDNRAITGIARAAGAPEDKGAGIELYVKVGEKVKEGDPLFTIHAESEARLDQAIVLARRTEPIRIEGMVLQRIGNI